TATTTCCCATCCGATAGAAACTAGCGGCTAGCCCATAGCATTTTCTCAATAACattaatgtaattttaattataaaaatgatatgtgaataatgattttattatttatcatctatgtAAAGTCCCAATAGAAGACTTAAACAACAtgatttctattttaaaatgactagtaaatgatataattataaccttataaagagcaagaatttctCAATATGAAATCTCATTCATTACATATCCTTATTTTTACCACCGATGTCTATAGGTACTTGGATGATATGCGTCGTAAAGACTTTCAAATTAAACTATtcctttcaaaataatattgaacgataattttattgaaataaaaggGTTATATTAATAGAGCAAGTAGGCCACTACAGTTCCAATAAATTTGAAATTCCTATTCATATTCCAATACTAACTCAAAATCCTAACATATAAccaacatttcaattttaataaaacCCAATATTTAACTATACCTAACCAACTGACTCCTAGATGAAATAAAACTTAAATCAATAACCTGGGTTAGGATTGTAACAGAATGCCTAATATTCATTCATATCAGATCAAACATTTTATCCTAACTTTTCTCTTTGAATTCTGTAAAATAGCCAAATCAAGCTGATATCTACTGCAATATTTTTTCAGTCGCTTTCCTCTTCATCATAATGATTCCCTCCATTCTCTTGCTCCTGACAATAATGGCGGTAAGCGAGCCCATGCCCATGAATGAATCTTGCACTTTCTTCAGTGTAGATATGAGTTTCATTCAACAAcctgaaatgacataaaaatatcaaatcgtATGGGCCGGGGTTTTCATTGCTAACGACGAACGAACAAAAAAGAGTAGTAAGGTTAAATATGAGTTTAGAATGTGCAAATTGAGGCCtttctgaaaaaaaaacaataagaacTCACATAAAAAGTTGAGTTTTTTGGtccaaattatttttcaaaataatctcAATAGAATTTCTTGTTCCGATCTTGCTGTGGATTTCACACCTAAGGAAGGAGGCATACTTACGATGAAGCAAGAGTCTTATTCATGGTGGTAGAGGAGAAGAAGGAAGCACCATTCAAATAGAGTAATTCGCCATCAATTCTTGCGTCGATCCTTCTATCAAAATCGGTAGCATTAACAGAGAAAGGTTGATCTGAGGCCTGTAATATTAAGCAAACTCAAAACAAGTGAATACaaagcattaaaattaaaaagaaatagaaaaatggcATCAATTAGAATAATGTGACATGCATACCATTACCCATCCCCATGTATCTGCAAAAGATGGCACGTGAGCTGTGTATGCCATAACATCTGCAATGCATGCAGAGAGTTTCGacgattttaattataaaatttatatatatatatatcgacgACATTATTCCGAAACAAAATACTGagtgaactatatatatgtgttttgGATTTAATGAGAGACTCACACTTGAAGACCTGCTTGATTGTATTGTATATAGAGGTGAAGACCTCCTTGTGGGTGAAAATGCCTGCTGGTCCAGCCTATACAACACAAGATCCCAACTTTCGGTCATATTATATATTGGGCAAGCAACAGAACATGACCTAgtaattcctatatatatatatattgacctaCATACCTGGGTCACAAAGATACCATTGACATTGAGCTTGGGTTTGAGAATTTTCTCGTAGAATGATTTTGTGTAGAGCTGATAGCAAGGCCCTCCTTCAACTGGATCCGCCAAATCTCCAACTATGACATCAAATTTCTCGTTGCTCTCCTCTAATTCAGccctttattaaataaatagcAGCATGTTTCTAATATATAAGCCATTGTGTTTTTCTAATacttctaataataataataataataataataataataaagtctaACAACCAGAAAAGCACTTACTTGGCATCATTAATGACAAGATCAAGCTTCTTGTGGCGAAAGGTATCCCCATTTACAGTCAAGTATCTACGACAGAAATCTACTACCTCCTGCAATATGCCAtccaaacaatattataaaacttctatacataaatatatatatat
This is a stretch of genomic DNA from Carya illinoinensis cultivar Pawnee chromosome 15, C.illinoinensisPawnee_v1, whole genome shotgun sequence. It encodes these proteins:
- the LOC122295653 gene encoding thermospermine synthase ACAULIS5, with amino-acid sequence MGEAVEFFHTNGFTKNCVNQTLINGIHNNDCWFEELIDVDLKWSFALNRILYKGTSEYQDIALLDTKRFGKVLVIDGKMQSAEVDEFIYHECLIHPALLCHPDPKTVFIMGGGEGSAAREALKHKSMEKVVMCDIDQEVVDFCRRYLTVNGDTFRHKKLDLVINDAKAELEESNEKFDVIVGDLADPVEGGPCYQLYTKSFYEKILKPKLNVNGIFVTQAGPAGIFTHKEVFTSIYNTIKQVFKYVMAYTAHVPSFADTWGWVMASDQPFSVNATDFDRRIDARIDGELLYLNGASFFSSTTMNKTLASSLLNETHIYTEESARFIHGHGLAYRHYCQEQENGGNHYDEEESD